The following proteins are encoded in a genomic region of Arcobacter cloacae:
- a CDS encoding XRE family transcriptional regulator, whose amino-acid sequence MDKENFKLLLKKANFNKRTFSEYLGLKYQSVNSWGNNGRNIPYWVESWLNLYIDNNKCKQMKEMLKDSGVCK is encoded by the coding sequence ATGGATAAGGAAAATTTCAAATTATTATTAAAAAAAGCTAATTTCAATAAACGCACTTTTTCTGAATATTTGGGATTAAAATATCAAAGTGTAAATTCTTGGGGAAATAATGGAAGAAATATTCCCTATTGGGTTGAATCATGGTTGAATTTATATATTGATAACAATAAATGTAAACAGATGAAAGAGATGTTAAAAGATAGTGGTGTTTGTAAATAA